In a genomic window of Shouchella clausii:
- a CDS encoding GNAT family N-acetyltransferase — protein MYRPHLQASTELLTKRLFLRLPLPGDGFALYQALQASRKELVPWIPWVERMSSPEQAEQGVQQAHVDFLQKKAFHFHLFEQRSGTFVGSCGLHHINWDVPRMEMGYWIDSRFAGKGYMTEAAKALMSYAFFTHDTHRLEIRCDRNNKKSRAIPEKLGFMLEATLLENERSPHTGELMDTCIYTAFHPSVSRPPESNSGKQNSALHYNN, from the coding sequence ATGTATCGGCCCCATTTGCAAGCGTCAACTGAGCTTTTGACTAAACGGTTATTCCTTAGGCTGCCACTGCCTGGGGACGGGTTTGCTTTGTATCAAGCACTCCAGGCTTCCAGAAAAGAATTGGTGCCATGGATTCCATGGGTGGAGAGAATGTCATCGCCAGAGCAAGCTGAACAAGGTGTACAGCAAGCACATGTTGATTTTTTGCAAAAAAAAGCATTTCATTTCCACTTATTCGAGCAGCGCTCCGGTACTTTTGTCGGCTCCTGCGGACTCCACCATATTAACTGGGATGTCCCGCGTATGGAAATGGGGTATTGGATCGATAGCCGTTTTGCTGGAAAAGGCTATATGACTGAAGCGGCTAAAGCACTTATGTCCTATGCCTTCTTTACACACGATACTCACCGCCTGGAAATTCGCTGTGATCGAAACAACAAAAAAAGCCGAGCGATTCCTGAGAAGCTCGGCTTTATGCTTGAAGCGACATTGCTAGAAAACGAACGGAGCCCACATACGGGAGAACTGATGGATACGTGCATTTATACGGCTTTTCATCCGTCTGTCTCCCGGCCACCTGAGTCTAATTCGGGAAAGCAAAATAGCGCTTTGCATTATAATAACTAA
- a CDS encoding AimR family lysis-lysogeny pheromone receptor: MAIANNGVLQKEQITEQLMKDLANNHPELSFEQVLTMVKKTLPNDYVPLMNIYALHVKRLRHVQDAFEYANLFRQVDTLGKMIQIHENDDLLQEWVQVYRFFYDFLPHLKIDDVLIRNIRNLFGLVKHPQLRMRLEIAELNYFDNHGIINNLTPMMKQFKEQFKTMPSGFFKSALAARVTLLAGNASLFGDGDYEEAERCYLAATVIEAIPDVLLVTAYHGLGLVYLKDNKQQCLDAHQKALFYAQRSKLDHYHQNLEYDYIPFVKNMLGEIFDIDHVTPKEQAHQYVVRGETRKALEIISQLETPGKKDAHLLFYKAKALKSIPLFFETIKAFSSEGYTHMIGFAEKEIKKIKFF; encoded by the coding sequence ATGGCAATTGCCAATAACGGTGTATTGCAGAAAGAACAAATTACAGAACAATTGATGAAAGACCTCGCAAACAATCATCCAGAACTTTCATTTGAACAAGTGTTGACAATGGTGAAGAAAACGCTGCCGAATGATTACGTTCCTTTAATGAATATTTACGCCTTACACGTTAAAAGACTCCGACATGTGCAAGATGCTTTTGAGTATGCGAACTTGTTTAGGCAAGTTGACACATTAGGAAAAATGATCCAGATCCATGAAAATGATGATTTATTACAAGAATGGGTCCAAGTCTATCGGTTCTTCTATGATTTTTTGCCCCATTTAAAAATCGATGATGTGTTGATCCGTAATATCCGAAATTTATTCGGCTTAGTCAAACATCCCCAATTGCGAATGAGATTAGAGATTGCTGAACTAAATTATTTTGACAATCACGGTATCATCAATAATTTAACACCCATGATGAAACAATTTAAAGAACAATTTAAAACGATGCCTAGTGGATTTTTCAAGAGTGCACTTGCAGCACGGGTGACTTTGCTTGCAGGCAATGCTAGCTTATTCGGCGATGGAGACTATGAGGAAGCAGAACGTTGTTATTTAGCCGCCACAGTAATTGAGGCCATTCCCGATGTACTTCTGGTCACTGCTTATCATGGCCTTGGGCTTGTGTATTTAAAAGACAACAAGCAACAATGCTTAGATGCACATCAAAAAGCTCTTTTTTACGCACAACGCTCTAAGTTGGATCATTATCATCAGAACTTGGAATATGACTATATCCCGTTTGTTAAAAATATGCTCGGCGAAATTTTCGACATTGACCATGTGACACCGAAAGAACAAGCACATCAATATGTGGTTAGGGGCGAAACTCGAAAAGCTTTAGAAATCATTTCCCAACTAGAGACGCCTGGAAAAAAAGACGCACATTTGCTGTTTTACAAAGCAAAAGCACTTAAAAGTATTCCCTTGTTTTTCGAGACGATTAAAGCTTTTTCGTCTGAAGGATACACCCATATGATTGGATTTGCGGAAAAAGAAATTAAAAAAATCAAATTTTTTTAA
- a CDS encoding isoprenylcysteine carboxyl methyltransferase family protein: protein MTWAYMMIALIIIQRLVEVRVARRNERWLKAQGGVEAGTAHYPWMVTLHCGFFISLLIEVTLSNIAFSRWSAIPLAIVVIAQIIRIWALSSLGKYWNTKIIVLPEAPVIEKGPYRFLRHPNYMVVVAEIAFVPLLFQAYWTAIVFSLLNAAMLTVRIPTEEAALQGETDYGERFKEKKRFWLV, encoded by the coding sequence TTGACGTGGGCCTATATGATGATTGCGCTGATTATCATTCAACGCCTCGTGGAAGTAAGGGTAGCGAGACGAAACGAACGTTGGCTGAAAGCACAAGGGGGCGTTGAAGCGGGGACAGCCCACTATCCATGGATGGTTACGCTGCATTGTGGTTTTTTTATTTCGCTGCTGATCGAAGTGACATTATCCAATATAGCATTTTCGCGTTGGAGCGCGATTCCCCTTGCCATCGTCGTCATTGCCCAAATCATACGCATCTGGGCGCTTTCCTCCCTTGGTAAATATTGGAACACAAAAATTATCGTGTTGCCAGAAGCGCCAGTCATTGAAAAAGGGCCCTACCGCTTTTTGCGCCATCCTAATTACATGGTTGTAGTGGCGGAAATCGCGTTTGTCCCATTGCTGTTTCAAGCGTATTGGACGGCTATTGTGTTTAGTCTATTAAATGCAGCCATGCTGACGGTTCGGATTCCCACGGAAGAGGCAGCCTTGCAAGGAGAGACAGACTACGGCGAACGATTTAAGGAGAAGAAGCGGTTTTGGTTGGTGTGA
- a CDS encoding type III polyketide synthase, whose protein sequence is MPTILSVSTYDPPHPLKQEQTVEFARELFAESFSDIERLLNVFANGEIEKRHFSVPLEWFQTSHRLGERNDLFIEKATDYSVEAVKSCLANGHFLSRTIAPEEIDAIIFVSSSGMATPSIDARIMNKLPFRPETKRLPIWGLGCAGGAAGLSRAYDYCLAHPKTAVLVVCAELCGLTFQKEDQSKSNLIGTSLFADGVACALVAGQASPLLADAAQAYRPVIRATQSVLMPDSEDVMGWDVRDNGLNVIFSRHIPTLVAQWLKPNVEELLHQEGKEIGEINAFIAHPGGKKVLEAYEKALGFPEEMTMLSRKVLKEHGNMSSPTVLYVLKESMEETHKHGDVGLVAALGPGFCSEMLVLEWAGGLH, encoded by the coding sequence GTGCCTACGATTTTATCAGTTAGTACATATGATCCACCCCATCCACTCAAACAGGAACAGACAGTGGAATTTGCCCGGGAATTATTTGCTGAAAGTTTTTCAGACATCGAACGGTTATTAAACGTTTTTGCCAATGGGGAAATTGAAAAGCGCCATTTTTCCGTGCCGTTGGAATGGTTCCAAACAAGCCACCGTCTAGGAGAGCGGAACGACCTCTTCATTGAAAAAGCAACGGACTATAGTGTAGAAGCAGTAAAAAGCTGCTTGGCAAATGGCCATTTTTTATCAAGAACAATCGCTCCCGAAGAAATCGATGCGATTATTTTTGTGTCCTCGTCAGGTATGGCAACGCCATCGATAGACGCTCGCATCATGAACAAACTGCCTTTTCGTCCTGAAACAAAACGGTTGCCTATTTGGGGACTTGGCTGCGCGGGAGGAGCTGCGGGCTTAAGCCGTGCTTACGACTATTGCCTCGCCCACCCGAAAACAGCGGTTTTAGTCGTCTGCGCCGAGCTATGCGGACTAACTTTCCAAAAAGAAGACCAATCGAAAAGCAATTTAATCGGCACGTCGCTCTTTGCTGATGGCGTCGCATGTGCCCTTGTCGCTGGGCAAGCCTCGCCACTGCTCGCAGACGCCGCCCAAGCCTATCGCCCAGTAATCCGTGCGACCCAATCGGTACTGATGCCTGACTCAGAAGATGTCATGGGCTGGGATGTACGGGACAATGGATTAAATGTTATCTTTTCAAGGCATATTCCAACATTAGTTGCCCAATGGCTGAAGCCGAACGTTGAGGAGCTGCTTCACCAAGAAGGGAAAGAGATAGGAGAGATCAATGCTTTTATCGCCCATCCTGGCGGAAAAAAAGTGTTGGAAGCGTATGAAAAAGCACTAGGTTTTCCAGAAGAAATGACGATGCTTTCCCGCAAAGTGTTAAAAGAGCACGGCAATATGTCTTCCCCCACTGTCCTTTACGTGCTAAAGGAATCAATGGAAGAAACGCATAAGCACGGCGATGTCGGCCTCGTTGCGGCGCTCGGCCCTGGATTTTGTTCAGAAATGTTAGTGCTTGAATGGGCAGGTGGCCTCCATTGA
- a CDS encoding MerR family transcriptional regulator — translation MEYTVKKLAQLAGVSARTLRYYDEIGLLKPERVNSSGYRIYGQKQVDLLQQILFYRELDVDLETIMQLVTDDSFDPITALYEHRAQLLNKRARLDRIIDTVERTIASKKGAETMSDKDKFDALKEKRIADNEKAFGEEIRQKYGDKTVDESNAKFRGLSKEQYDAMQAKEQEVFALLKEALATNDPTSETARKLAQAHKEWLQFSWASYSKEAHAGVAKMYVDDERFAAYYNKAVPGGAVFLRDAILAYLQ, via the coding sequence ATGGAATATACGGTCAAAAAACTGGCTCAATTAGCAGGCGTCAGTGCACGGACGCTTCGTTATTATGATGAAATTGGTTTGCTTAAGCCAGAACGGGTCAATTCATCAGGTTATCGGATATATGGCCAAAAACAAGTCGACCTGTTGCAGCAAATTCTATTTTACCGTGAGCTTGACGTTGACCTTGAAACGATTATGCAGCTCGTGACCGATGATTCCTTTGACCCTATCACGGCACTCTATGAGCACCGTGCCCAACTCCTAAATAAACGCGCCCGTCTTGACCGCATTATCGACACGGTTGAGCGGACGATTGCCTCAAAGAAAGGAGCAGAAACGATGAGTGACAAAGACAAATTTGACGCTTTGAAAGAAAAGCGAATTGCAGACAATGAAAAAGCGTTTGGAGAAGAAATTCGCCAAAAATACGGTGACAAGACGGTTGATGAGTCAAATGCTAAATTTCGTGGTCTCTCGAAAGAGCAATACGACGCCATGCAAGCAAAAGAACAGGAAGTCTTTGCCTTGTTAAAAGAAGCACTGGCAACGAACGACCCTACGTCTGAAACAGCCCGAAAACTAGCCCAGGCCCATAAAGAGTGGCTCCAGTTCTCGTGGGCGTCTTACTCGAAAGAGGCACATGCTGGCGTTGCCAAAATGTATGTAGATGATGAGCGCTTTGCTGCTTACTACAACAAAGCAGTCCCTGGAGGCGCCGTCTTCTTGCGCGATGCTATATTGGCTTATCTTCAATAA
- the uxaC gene encoding glucuronate isomerase produces the protein MISTGKVFIHENFMLQNKTAETLYHTYAKTLPIIDYHCHVPPQEIAENRQFNNISEIWLHGDHYKWRAMRAVGVEETFITGDGDDKEKFLKWAETVPYTMGNPLYHWTHLELKRYFGIDELLSSDTAEAIWRATKEQLAEPERSVQGIIKESNVEVICTTDDPSDHLEAHQQIRKDGACQAAVYPAFRPDKALFASAPSFVSYLETLGAAAEVDISSLRSLLEALEKRATFFAEEGCVLSDHGLRTLPFVDATEKEAEAAFQKGLNQETLTPQEEEKYQTYVLLFLARLYNKLGWTMQFHLGALRNNNSRMAEQVGPDSGFDSMADDRFAESLNRFLNELERTNELPKTILYTLNPIYNEVIATAIGNFQGGGIPGKIQFGSGWWFNDTKDGMEKQMTDLANNGLLSLFVGMLTDSRSFLSYTRHEYFRRILCNRIGEWVERGEWPADEKWLGKVVEDISYYNAKRYFAFPN, from the coding sequence ATGATTTCCACAGGAAAAGTATTCATTCACGAAAATTTTATGCTGCAAAATAAAACAGCAGAAACACTTTACCATACGTATGCAAAAACGTTGCCGATTATAGACTACCATTGCCATGTCCCTCCACAAGAAATTGCCGAAAACCGCCAATTTAACAACATTAGCGAAATTTGGCTTCATGGCGACCATTACAAATGGCGGGCAATGCGTGCTGTCGGTGTCGAAGAAACGTTTATTACAGGCGATGGGGATGACAAAGAGAAGTTTCTTAAATGGGCGGAAACGGTCCCTTATACAATGGGCAATCCTCTCTACCACTGGACGCACTTAGAATTGAAACGTTATTTTGGCATTGACGAGCTGTTAAGCAGTGATACAGCTGAAGCCATCTGGAGGGCTACGAAAGAACAACTAGCAGAACCAGAGCGGTCAGTCCAAGGCATCATCAAGGAATCGAATGTCGAAGTGATTTGCACAACAGACGATCCGAGCGACCATTTAGAAGCCCATCAGCAAATTAGAAAAGATGGAGCGTGCCAAGCAGCGGTGTACCCTGCATTTCGCCCTGACAAAGCCTTGTTTGCTTCAGCGCCTAGCTTTGTCTCTTATTTAGAAACGTTAGGGGCTGCGGCAGAAGTGGACATTTCATCGCTTCGCTCTTTATTGGAGGCACTGGAAAAACGGGCGACGTTCTTTGCCGAGGAAGGCTGTGTTCTTTCTGACCATGGGCTTCGTACACTCCCGTTTGTAGATGCGACCGAAAAAGAAGCAGAAGCGGCGTTTCAAAAAGGACTAAATCAAGAAACGCTTACGCCGCAAGAGGAAGAAAAATACCAAACATACGTATTGTTGTTTTTGGCACGCCTGTACAACAAACTCGGCTGGACCATGCAATTTCATCTAGGGGCATTGCGAAACAATAATTCGCGGATGGCTGAGCAAGTTGGACCAGACTCAGGTTTTGACTCTATGGCTGATGACCGTTTTGCTGAATCATTAAACCGTTTTTTAAACGAGCTAGAGCGGACAAATGAGCTGCCAAAGACGATTTTGTATACATTGAACCCGATTTATAACGAGGTGATCGCGACTGCGATTGGCAACTTCCAAGGAGGCGGCATACCTGGCAAAATCCAATTCGGTTCAGGCTGGTGGTTTAACGATACGAAAGATGGCATGGAAAAACAAATGACGGACTTGGCAAACAATGGTTTGTTAAGCTTGTTTGTCGGTATGCTTACGGATTCCCGTAGTTTCCTTTCCTACACGCGCCACGAATATTTTCGTCGCATTCTGTGCAATCGTATCGGTGAATGGGTTGAGCGGGGCGAATGGCCAGCAGACGAAAAATGGCTCGGCAAAGTGGTAGAAGACATTAGTTATTATAATGCAAAGCGCTATTTTGCTTTCCCGAATTAG